From Caulobacter segnis, a single genomic window includes:
- a CDS encoding TIGR02466 family protein, with translation MTPRSLFVTPLYEATLAGEKGFETFVDELHDACIAIAEDDDAGQAWAYNKGYLGYTSYASLNDLAQRDSLFGELKKKLDRHALAFAKDLRFDLAGGKLVMDSFWINILEPGGQHTGHIHPHSVISGTVYVTIPPGASAIKFEDPRLPMMMAAPTREADAPEGLQPFVYVQPAPGAILMWESWLRHEVTPNQADEQRISVSFNYAWR, from the coding sequence CCGGCGAGAAGGGGTTCGAGACCTTCGTCGACGAACTGCACGACGCCTGCATCGCCATCGCCGAGGACGACGACGCCGGCCAGGCCTGGGCCTACAACAAGGGCTATCTGGGCTACACCTCCTACGCCTCGCTGAACGATCTGGCCCAGCGCGACAGCCTGTTCGGCGAGCTGAAGAAGAAGCTGGATCGCCACGCGCTCGCCTTCGCCAAGGACCTGCGCTTCGACCTGGCCGGCGGCAAGCTGGTCATGGACAGCTTCTGGATCAACATCCTGGAGCCCGGCGGCCAGCACACCGGCCACATCCACCCCCACAGCGTCATCTCCGGCACGGTCTATGTGACCATCCCGCCCGGCGCCTCGGCCATCAAGTTCGAGGATCCGCGCCTGCCGATGATGATGGCCGCCCCCACGCGCGAGGCGGACGCGCCCGAGGGCCTGCAGCCGTTCGTCTACGTCCAGCCGGCGCCGGGCGCGATCCTGATGTGGGAGAGCTGGCTGCGCCACGAGGTGACGCCCAACCAGGCCGACGAACAGCGGATCAGCGTCAGCTTCAACTACGCCTGGCGGTAG